In the genome of Odocoileus virginianus isolate 20LAN1187 ecotype Illinois chromosome 17, Ovbor_1.2, whole genome shotgun sequence, the window AGAGGGTGATAAAAAGTTTATTCTGTACTTCTCACAGAGTCAGGTAGGGGATCaaactggacagaggagctggtttGGAGGTGTAGGGACTCCAGTAGGCTGCCTTCCTGTGAAGGGCTTTAGGTTGTTCCCCTAGGATGGCTACCGAGGGGCTTGAGGAGGCTGGGGGACTGGGGTGGTAGGGCTTGCAGCAGGAGCCCTTGGGTGATAAAGGTTAGGTTGGGCCCCAGGCAGACAGCAATTCTTCTGAGGGGTGAGGTAGAGTGCTTCCTTCAGCCAGCCCGGGCGGAGAAGAAGGGCAGAGAGCGGACGTAGGAGTCCAGTCGGGAGCGGAAGAGCTCACTTTGCACAGTCTGGCCAAGCGGGCACaggggattcttcaccaccagctCCACATACAGCTGTGAAGAGGGAGGGTGTTAGAGCCAGGCTTTGAACATTTCTTTTCAACCTCACACCTAGTATAACGTCAAAAGTGTGTGAATGCACAGGGATCAAGGGCTGGGAGGCAAACCCTTTGAGGGGAAAGTGGTGGTGGGAGTGTATAAAGACATAAAGGTCCTGAGAAAACCCAGGGTCTCTACTGTACTGTATACAGTACAGTAGGATTAGGGCAGGGATGGAGTCTTGGGGCTCTAAGTGACCATGGCTGTTGAGGCTTCGGGAGCAGGGCCCAAGGTACTGGCACTGACCGCACTGTAGATGTGGTGCAGCACATCTCGGATGGGCCCCACGCCCAAGTCTGTATTCATGACAACCTTGATCCCAGTGGGCGTCTCGTAGTAATGGAGTTTGTAACGGCTAGTTTGGAAGGCCAGGAAGCCGTCCTTCCTGCAGGGATGGGGAGGAATGTTAAGGAAT includes:
- the TRAPPC1 gene encoding trafficking protein particle complex subunit 1, with protein sequence MTVHNLYLFDRNGVCLHYSEWHRKKQAGIPKEEEYKLMYGMLFSIRSFVSKMSPLDMKDGFLAFQTSRYKLHYYETPTGIKVVMNTDLGVGPIRDVLHHIYSALYVELVVKNPLCPLGQTVQSELFRSRLDSYVRSLPFFSARAG